Within the Pseudonocardia alni genome, the region GACGCGCTGCGGGCGAAGGGCCTGCGCCTGCTCTACGACGCCCCGCGCCGCGGCACCTCGAATTCGAAGGTCAACTTCGTGCACCCGAAGGACGCCGGCGGGGTGCTGGTCGAGCTCGTCGAGCCGGCCGCGGACGCGCACTGACGGACGAGGCACGACCCCGTCCCGAAGGACAGTACGCACGTCCGGTGGGGTGCATCACGAAGCGCACTTCGGGTATCACCCTCACCGGCGACCTACGGTTAAGATACTACGCAGTAACTTGCGGTATCCCAAGCATCATCGGGTGAGCCCACCCGACTCCCCTGACAACGTCGCCATCGGAGGCCACCAGTGAAGGACATCCGCGACGCCATCCTCGCCGGACGGTTCACCGACGTCGGAGGCCTGGAGGTGCCCGAGCACTACCAGGGCGTCACCGTCCGCGCCGAGGACGCGGACATGTTCGAGGGTCTGACCACCAAGGAGAAGGACCCGCGCAAGAGCCTGCGCGTCGAGGACGTCCCGGTCCCCGAGCTCGGCCCCGGTGAGGCCCTCGTGGCCGTCATGGCCAGTGCGATCAACTACAACACCGTCTGGACCTCCATCTTCGAGCCGGTCTCGACGTTCAGCTTCCTCAAGCGCTACGGCAAGCTCTCGCCGCTGGCCAAGCGGCACGACCTGCCCTACCACGTGGTCGGCTCCGACCTCGCCGGCGTCGTCGTGCGGACCGGGCCGGGCGTGAACAGCTGGAAGCCGGGCGACCAGGTCGTCGCGCACTGCCTCTCGGTCGAGCTGGAGAGCCCGGACGGGCACTCCGACACGATGATGGACCCGGAGCAGCGCATCTGGGGCTTCGAGACCAACTTCGGCGGCCTCGCCGAGCTGGCCCTGGTCAAGTCCAACCAGCTGATGCCGAAGCCGGACCACCTCACCTGGGAGGAGGCCGCGTCCCCGGGCCTGGTCAACTCCACCGCCTACCGTCAGCTGGTGTCGAAGAACGGCGCCGACATGAAGCAGGGCGACGTCGTGCTGATCTGGGGCGCCTCCGGCGGCCTCGGCTCCTACGCCACCCAGTTCGCCCTCAACGGCGGCGCCACCCCGATCTGCGTCGTCTCCTCGGAGGAGAAGGCCCAGATCTGCCGCGACATGGGCGCGGAGCTGGTCATCGACCGCAACGCCGAGGGCTACAAGTTCTGGAAGGACGAGACCACCCAGGACCCGAAGGAGTGGAAGCGGCTCGGCGCGAAGATCCGCGAGCTCACCGGCGGC harbors:
- the ccrA gene encoding crotonyl-CoA carboxylase/reductase translates to MKDIRDAILAGRFTDVGGLEVPEHYQGVTVRAEDADMFEGLTTKEKDPRKSLRVEDVPVPELGPGEALVAVMASAINYNTVWTSIFEPVSTFSFLKRYGKLSPLAKRHDLPYHVVGSDLAGVVVRTGPGVNSWKPGDQVVAHCLSVELESPDGHSDTMMDPEQRIWGFETNFGGLAELALVKSNQLMPKPDHLTWEEAASPGLVNSTAYRQLVSKNGADMKQGDVVLIWGASGGLGSYATQFALNGGATPICVVSSEEKAQICRDMGAELVIDRNAEGYKFWKDETTQDPKEWKRLGAKIRELTGGEDPDIVFEHPGRETFGASVYVTRKGGQIVTCASTSGYMHEFDNRYLWMNLKRIVGSHFANYREAYEANRLVAKGMIHPTLSRVYPLTETGQAANDVKQNLHQGKVGVLALAPEQGLGVTNPEKREKHLSGINRFRGV